Within the Gammaproteobacteria bacterium genome, the region GGCACGACGATGCAGCGATTCCAGCGGTAGCACGGCAGCATCACCAGATCATCAAACAATTCCAGGGCTTCGGTGGCAATGGCGAAATCCACGGCGCGGCTGGCTGCCAGTTCGGAAATCTGCATGGGCGTGCCCTGGTGCATGTGCAAGCTGACGTTGGGATATTTTTTGCGGAATGCCTGGATGACGGGCGGCAGCGCGTAGCGCGCCTGGGTATGCGTGGTGGCGATCGACAGGCTGCCGCGGTCGTGGCCGGTGTGCTCATCGGCAAGCCGCTGGATGTTTTCAACTTCGCTCAAGATGCGCTCGGCGGCCTTGATGATGTCACGTCCGGCGGGCGTGATTTCAGTCAGGTGTTTGCCGCTGCGCGTGAAGATGTGGAGGCCGAGTTCGCCTTCCAACTGGCGAATTTGCTTGCTGACACCAGGCTGGGAGGTGTAAAGGCTCTCCGCGGCGGCCGAGACATTGAGATCGCGACGGGCGACTTCGCAGAGATAGCGCAGTTGTTGCAATTTCATAGATGTTTATATG harbors:
- the cysB gene encoding HTH-type transcriptional regulator CysB, with protein sequence MKLQQLRYLCEVARRDLNVSAAAESLYTSQPGVSKQIRQLEGELGLHIFTRSGKHLTEITPAGRDIIKAAERILSEVENIQRLADEHTGHDRGSLSIATTHTQARYALPPVIQAFRKKYPNVSLHMHQGTPMQISELAASRAVDFAIATEALELFDDLVMLPCYRWNRCIVVPKGHALEKVKPLTLKAIAAYPIVTYVFGFTGRSQLDQAFAAKGLKPQVVFTATDADVIKTYVRLGLGVGIIANMAYNKKVDQDLTALDAGHLFEPSVTRIGFKRGAVLRDYMYDFIELFAPHLTRARVDEAARLKTRIEQDRLFEKVKLPRH